Proteins from a genomic interval of Pseudomonas silesiensis:
- a CDS encoding heavy metal translocating P-type ATPase yields MSDSLHTHKPDAADDCCSSKLKPVPQHVHGAHGDACCSSAAAAPALVQLSEAPTADARLSSFRIEAMDCPTEQSLIQNRLGKLAGVQQLEFNLINRVLGVTHNLPDTAPIIDAIKSLGMQAEPLEEGVDAPAPTPGKKPWWPLALSGVTAVFAEVIHFTSAAPDWVVAVIALVSILSGGLGTYKKGWIALKNLNLNINALMSIAVTGAILIGQWPEAAMVMFLFTVAELIEARSLDRARNAISGLMQMTPEQATVQQADGSWVTQDVKTIELGTRVRVRPGERIGLDGEVVSGSSTIDQAPITGESLPVEKAIGDKVFAGTINQSGSLEYAVTAAANHSTLARIIHAVEQAQGARAPTQRFVDIFSTIYTPAVFVLALAVAVIPPLFMGALWFDWIYRALVLLVVACPCALVISTPVTIVSGLAAAARKGILVKGGVYLEGGYKLDYLALDKTGTLTHGKPVQTDYVSLDPTADESAPAIAAALAGRSDHPVSMAIANAAVDKPSAPLIVDNFEALGGRGVRGEINGQTYHLGNHRLVEDLGLCSPALEEQLFALEKQGKSVVLLLDKSGPLALFAVADTVKASSREAIQQLHDLGVKTLMLTGDNVHTAQAIAAQVGIDQARGDLLPTDKLQAIEALYAQGHRVGMVGDGINDAPALARAEIGFAMAAAGTDTAIETADVALMDDDLRKIPAFIRLSRQTSRILKQNIALALVIKAIFLGVTFAGIATMWMAVFADMGVSLLVVFNGLRLLRK; encoded by the coding sequence ATGAGCGATTCCCTGCATACCCACAAGCCCGATGCCGCAGACGATTGCTGCAGCAGCAAACTCAAGCCCGTTCCTCAGCATGTGCATGGCGCTCATGGTGATGCCTGCTGTTCGTCTGCAGCAGCGGCGCCTGCGCTGGTCCAATTGAGCGAAGCGCCGACCGCCGACGCGCGGCTGAGCAGTTTCCGTATCGAGGCAATGGACTGTCCGACCGAACAGTCGCTGATCCAGAACAGGTTGGGCAAACTGGCGGGTGTGCAACAGCTTGAATTCAACTTGATCAACCGCGTGTTGGGGGTGACCCATAACCTGCCGGACACCGCGCCGATCATCGACGCGATCAAGTCGCTGGGCATGCAGGCCGAGCCGCTGGAGGAGGGCGTGGATGCGCCGGCACCGACTCCCGGGAAAAAGCCCTGGTGGCCGTTGGCGCTGTCCGGTGTCACCGCAGTTTTTGCCGAGGTGATCCACTTCACCAGTGCCGCACCCGACTGGGTGGTGGCCGTCATTGCGCTGGTCTCGATCCTCAGCGGCGGCCTCGGTACCTATAAGAAGGGCTGGATTGCGCTCAAAAACCTCAACCTGAACATCAATGCGCTGATGAGCATTGCGGTGACTGGCGCAATCCTGATCGGCCAGTGGCCAGAAGCGGCGATGGTGATGTTCCTGTTTACCGTGGCCGAGCTGATCGAAGCCAGGTCGCTGGACCGGGCACGCAATGCCATCAGCGGCCTGATGCAAATGACCCCGGAACAGGCCACCGTGCAGCAGGCCGATGGCAGCTGGGTAACGCAGGACGTCAAAACCATCGAGCTGGGTACGAGAGTGCGAGTGCGTCCCGGCGAGCGAATCGGTCTGGACGGCGAAGTGGTTTCGGGCAGTTCGACCATCGACCAGGCGCCGATCACCGGCGAAAGCCTGCCGGTCGAGAAGGCCATTGGCGACAAGGTGTTCGCCGGCACCATCAATCAGTCGGGTTCCCTGGAATACGCAGTGACTGCCGCAGCCAACCATTCGACCCTGGCGCGAATCATCCACGCCGTCGAACAGGCCCAGGGCGCGCGGGCGCCCACCCAGCGTTTCGTCGACATATTCTCGACAATCTACACACCGGCCGTGTTCGTCCTGGCCTTGGCTGTGGCCGTCATTCCGCCGCTGTTCATGGGGGCGTTGTGGTTCGACTGGATCTACCGCGCCCTGGTGTTGCTGGTGGTCGCTTGCCCCTGCGCACTGGTGATTTCCACCCCCGTGACCATCGTCAGCGGCCTCGCGGCGGCGGCGCGCAAAGGGATCCTGGTCAAGGGTGGCGTGTATCTGGAGGGCGGTTACAAGCTTGACTACCTGGCCCTGGACAAGACTGGCACCCTGACTCACGGCAAGCCGGTGCAAACCGATTATGTGTCTCTCGATCCGACCGCCGACGAATCGGCCCCGGCCATTGCCGCGGCGCTGGCCGGTCGCTCGGATCACCCGGTGTCGATGGCCATCGCCAATGCAGCTGTGGATAAACCCTCTGCGCCATTGATTGTGGATAACTTCGAGGCACTCGGCGGCCGGGGTGTGCGCGGCGAGATCAACGGTCAGACCTACCACTTGGGCAACCACCGACTGGTGGAGGATTTAGGCCTGTGCTCGCCTGCGCTGGAAGAGCAGCTGTTCGCCCTGGAAAAACAGGGTAAATCCGTGGTGCTGTTGCTCGACAAATCCGGCCCGCTGGCACTGTTCGCGGTGGCGGACACGGTGAAGGCATCCAGCCGCGAAGCCATCCAGCAACTGCATGACCTGGGCGTCAAAACCCTGATGCTCACCGGCGACAACGTTCACACCGCCCAGGCCATTGCCGCGCAAGTCGGTATCGATCAGGCCCGAGGCGATCTACTGCCAACGGACAAGCTGCAAGCCATCGAAGCGCTGTATGCGCAGGGTCATAGAGTGGGCATGGTCGGCGACGGCATCAATGACGCTCCGGCACTGGCCCGCGCCGAGATCGGTTTCGCCATGGCCGCCGCGGGCACCGATACCGCCATCGAGACCGCTGATGTTGCCTTGATGGACGATGATCTGCGCAAGATCCCGGCCTTCATCCGTTTGTCCCGTCAGACTTCGCGCATTCTGAAGCAGAACATTGCCCTGGCATTGGTGATCAAGGCGATCTTTCTTGGGGTAACCTTCGCCGGGATCGCCACCATGTGGATGGCGGTGTTTGCCGACATGGGCGTGAGCCTGCTGGTGGTGTTCAACGGTTTGCGCCTGTTGCGCAAATAA
- the cadR gene encoding Cd(II)/Pb(II)-responsive transcriptional regulator, with protein MKIGELAKLTDCAVETIRYYERENLLPEPARSDGNYRVYTQAHAERLTFIRNCRTLDMTLEEIRSLLTLRDSPQDQCESVNALIDEHIHHVKARIDGLLALQTQLIDLRQRCGEGPDIDQCGILQRLEVSGGVVATETEHSHVGRSHGH; from the coding sequence ATGAAAATAGGAGAACTGGCGAAACTCACCGACTGCGCCGTGGAAACCATCCGCTATTACGAGCGGGAAAACCTGCTGCCGGAACCGGCCCGCAGCGACGGTAACTATCGCGTCTACACCCAGGCCCATGCCGAGCGCCTGACCTTCATTCGCAACTGCCGCACCCTCGACATGACCCTCGAGGAAATCCGCAGCCTGTTGACCTTGCGCGACAGCCCGCAGGATCAGTGCGAAAGCGTGAATGCGCTGATCGATGAGCACATCCATCACGTCAAGGCGCGGATCGATGGGTTGCTGGCGTTGCAAACGCAGTTGATCGACCTGCGCCAACGCTGCGGCGAAGGGCCGGATATCGATCAGTGCGGGATTTTGCAGCGGTTGGAGGTGAGTGGCGGGGTTGTGGCGACGGAGACGGAGCATTCCCATGTGGGCCGTAGTCACGGCCACTAA
- a CDS encoding thymidylate synthase: MKQYLDLVAHVIKNGTKQANRTGVNTISFPGAMLRYDLKEGFPAITTRKMAFKSAVGEMCGFLRGVNNAAEFRALGCKVWDQNANENAQWLANPFRQGEDDLGEIYGVQWRKWPAYKQIPVSNKAAIEQTLSQGYRQIAEGEEDGQAYVVLYKAIDQIRQCVDTIIKDPGSRRILFHGWNVAQLDEMALPPCHLLYQFHPNVETKEISLTLYIRSNDLGLGTPFNLTEGAALLSLIGRLTGYTPRWFTYFIGDAHVYENHLDMLNVQLKREPFPMPKLVISDRVPEFARTGVYQPEWLELIEPSDFSLEGYEHHAPMTAPMAV; encoded by the coding sequence ATGAAGCAATATCTCGATCTGGTCGCCCACGTCATCAAGAACGGCACCAAACAGGCCAACCGTACCGGCGTAAACACCATCAGCTTTCCTGGTGCGATGCTGCGTTATGACCTGAAGGAAGGTTTTCCGGCGATCACTACCCGCAAGATGGCCTTCAAATCGGCCGTTGGCGAGATGTGCGGTTTTCTGCGTGGGGTGAACAACGCCGCCGAATTTCGCGCCCTGGGCTGCAAGGTCTGGGACCAGAATGCCAACGAAAACGCCCAGTGGCTGGCCAACCCGTTCCGTCAGGGCGAAGACGATCTCGGCGAGATTTACGGCGTGCAGTGGCGCAAATGGCCGGCGTACAAACAGATCCCGGTCAGCAACAAGGCCGCCATCGAGCAGACCCTGAGCCAAGGCTATCGCCAGATCGCCGAAGGCGAAGAAGATGGCCAGGCGTACGTGGTGCTGTACAAGGCGATCGACCAGATCCGCCAATGCGTGGACACCATCATCAAGGACCCGGGCAGCCGCCGTATCCTGTTCCACGGCTGGAACGTCGCCCAACTCGATGAAATGGCGCTGCCGCCCTGCCATTTGCTGTATCAGTTCCATCCGAATGTCGAGACCAAAGAGATCTCTTTGACCCTCTACATTCGCTCGAACGACCTGGGCCTGGGCACACCGTTCAACCTCACCGAAGGTGCCGCGCTGCTGAGCCTGATCGGTCGCCTGACCGGTTACACGCCGCGCTGGTTCACCTATTTCATCGGCGACGCCCACGTCTACGAAAACCACCTGGACATGCTCAATGTACAGCTCAAGCGCGAGCCGTTCCCGATGCCGAAACTGGTGATCAGCGATCGTGTGCCGGAGTTTGCCAGGACGGGTGTCTATCAACCGGAATGGCTGGAGCTGATCGAACCGAGCGATTTCTCGCTGGAAGGCTACGAGCACCATGCGCCGATGACGGCGCCGATGGCGGTTTAA
- the lgt gene encoding prolipoprotein diacylglyceryl transferase, which produces MLPYPQIDPVALAIGPLKIHWYGLMYLIGIGGAWWLASRRLNRFDPTWSKEKLSDMVFWMSMGVIVGGRLGYVLFYDLNAYLANPTLIFEVWKGGMSFHGGFIGVMLAALWFGKKNGKSFFQLMDFVAPMVPIGLGAGRIGNFINAELWGKATDVPWAMVFPTDPAQLARHPSQLYQFALEGVALFAILWLFSRKPRPTMAVSGMFALFYGIFRFIVEFVRVPDAQLGYLAWNWLTMGQVLCIPMIVGGLLLIWLAYHRAPAAPAAAV; this is translated from the coding sequence ATGCTGCCTTACCCGCAGATCGACCCGGTGGCCCTGGCCATCGGTCCGCTGAAAATCCACTGGTACGGCCTGATGTACCTGATCGGCATCGGCGGCGCGTGGTGGCTGGCGTCCCGCCGGCTGAACCGCTTCGACCCGACCTGGAGCAAGGAGAAGCTCTCCGACATGGTGTTCTGGATGTCGATGGGCGTCATTGTCGGCGGCCGCCTGGGCTATGTGCTGTTTTACGACCTGAACGCGTACCTGGCCAACCCGACGCTGATCTTCGAGGTATGGAAGGGCGGCATGTCGTTCCACGGCGGCTTCATTGGTGTGATGCTGGCGGCGTTGTGGTTCGGTAAAAAGAACGGCAAGTCGTTCTTCCAGTTGATGGACTTCGTGGCACCGATGGTGCCGATCGGGCTCGGTGCCGGGCGTATCGGCAACTTCATCAACGCCGAGTTGTGGGGCAAGGCGACCGACGTGCCGTGGGCGATGGTCTTTCCGACCGACCCGGCGCAACTGGCGCGTCACCCGTCGCAGCTGTACCAGTTCGCGCTCGAAGGCGTGGCGCTGTTTGCCATCCTCTGGCTGTTCTCGCGCAAGCCGCGGCCGACCATGGCGGTGTCCGGGATGTTCGCGCTGTTCTATGGCATCTTCCGTTTCATCGTCGAATTCGTTCGGGTGCCGGACGCGCAACTGGGCTATCTGGCCTGGAACTGGCTGACCATGGGCCAGGTACTGTGCATCCCGATGATCGTCGGCGGTCTGCTGCTGATCTGGCTGGCCTATCATCGCGCGCCGGCGGCTCCCGCAGCCGCTGTATAA
- a CDS encoding sulfite exporter TauE/SafE family protein, whose amino-acid sequence MEFLLYLALGACAGVLAGLFGVGGGIIIVPVLVFSFTLQGFDASILTHLAVGTSLATIIFTSINAIREHHRRGAVRWPIFAWMTVGILIGAGFGALTAEAISGPNLQKIIGVFALIIAAQFALEVKPKASRTVPGKVGLTVAGSVIGWASAIFGIGGGSLTVPFLTWRSVPMQQAVATSSACGLPIALASALSFMILGWHDPLLPAHSLGFIYLPALLGIALTSMVFARLGARLAHSLSPRLLKRLFAALLFCVGLSFLL is encoded by the coding sequence ATGGAATTTCTACTGTACCTGGCGCTGGGCGCCTGTGCAGGCGTGCTGGCCGGGCTGTTCGGAGTGGGGGGCGGAATCATCATCGTCCCGGTACTGGTGTTCAGTTTTACCTTGCAGGGCTTCGATGCGTCGATTTTGACCCACCTGGCGGTCGGCACTTCACTGGCGACGATCATCTTCACCTCGATCAATGCCATCCGCGAGCATCATCGCCGCGGTGCCGTGCGCTGGCCGATCTTTGCCTGGATGACCGTCGGTATCCTCATCGGCGCCGGTTTCGGCGCGCTGACCGCCGAAGCGATCTCCGGGCCAAACCTGCAGAAAATCATCGGCGTATTTGCGCTGATCATCGCGGCTCAGTTCGCGCTGGAGGTCAAGCCGAAAGCTAGCCGCACGGTGCCCGGCAAGGTCGGTCTGACGGTGGCCGGCAGTGTGATTGGCTGGGCTTCGGCGATTTTCGGGATTGGCGGCGGTTCGCTGACCGTGCCGTTCCTGACCTGGCGCAGCGTGCCGATGCAGCAAGCGGTGGCGACATCTTCGGCCTGCGGACTGCCGATCGCGTTGGCCAGTGCATTAAGTTTCATGATTCTGGGGTGGCACGATCCGTTGCTGCCGGCCCATAGTCTCGGTTTTATTTATCTGCCGGCGTTGCTGGGGATCGCCCTGACCAGCATGGTGTTCGCCCGCCTCGGTGCACGATTGGCCCACAGCCTGTCGCCGCGCTTGCTGAAAAGACTGTTCGCCGCTTTGCTGTTCTGCGTTGGCCTGAGCTTCCTGCTCTGA